CGGACATTCGAGGAAATGATGGACTGGCTCACGCGGCCACCGGAAATGATCGACCCCGGACAGACCATACTGTCGACCGCCTGCCCGACGCGGGGCTTGGAACCTTCGCTCTGGGCGAAGACGAACTTCGGTGGTGGATCGGGTGCCTGGTACGAGCGAATCGGCCAGGTGTTATCGTAGAGGTTCAGCTGCGGATGCACGGAGACCAGGTCCATATTGGCTTCATAGTAAGCGTCAATGGTTCCTACGTCCCGCCAGTAATAGCCGTCGCCGGTGTTCTTATCCTGGAAGGGATAGGCACGGATCAGGTGGTCATCAATGATCGAGGGAATGATGTTCTTACCAAAATCGTGCGCGCTGTCGAGCTGAGTAGCATCGTAGCAGAGGCGTTCAAACAGGAAATTGGTGTTGAAGACATAAATCCCCATCGAAGCCAGACTCTTATCCGGGTGCGTCGGCATCGGGGCGGGGGAAGCGGGTTTTTCTTCGAACTTGACGACCCGCATGTCATCGTCGACTCCCATGACGCCGAACTGGGTTGCTTCGATGCGGTCCACGGGAATACACCCGATAGTGACTTCGGCCCCTGATTCACGGTGATCATTGATCAGTTTTGAGTAATCCATTTTATAAATGTGATCGCCGGAGAGAATCAGAATGTAATCGGAGCGGGCGCGTTCGATGGTATAGATATTCTGATAGACGGCGTCAGCGGTTCCCTGGTACCACTGTTCGTCAATTCGCTGCTGGGGAGGCAGGACATCGATGAACTCATTGAGCTCCCGGCAGAGGAATCGCCAGCCCAGGTTAATATGACGGTCGAGACTGGCTGCCTTGTACTGGGTCAGAATCAGAACCCGCCGCAGTCCACTGTTGATACAGTTGGAAAGGGTAAAATCGATAATCCGGTAACCGCCTCCAAACGGTACCGCAGGTTTCGCCCGATCCCGGGTGAGAGGCTCAAGACGCGATCCCTTGCCTCCTGCCAGTATCAATGCCAGGACATTCCGCATAGCTATTCCTCCTGAATATGGAACAAGGGTAAGCGAAGGCTCCCTCGCTCCATTAAATGATTCTGATGATGACTCAGCCTATGTTGTATCATCCTCTGCACACGAAAGGAATTCTAAAAAACTCTGTTTTGCAGAAGTTCAATTTTCTTCAGGAAGTTTCGCATTGTCAGAGTGTCAAGTTGACGCGTCTGACATTTCAGAACTGTAACTTAATGAACTTCAGACAGATCTCACGCTTGCGGCTTCTCTCCCGGAATCGATCGATTTATAATTTCGCGTGTTCGACTCTCACCTTCCAGATTGCGGAGAATGCATCCATGAGCACCACTGACGAAAAACTCACCAAGTCCTTCTACGATCGCATCAGCCATTCTTATGACGCGCTCGCCGATTCCAACGAGCACGTGGCGCGTGAAAAAGGGTTGGCAGCCCTGGCTGTTTCTGAGGGAGAGACAGTACTCGAAATCGGGTACGGCACCGGCCATTCGCTGGTCGCTTTGGCAGAAGCAGTGGGAGAGAGTGGCCAGGTTTGCGGGGTAGATATTTCCGATGGCATGCAGAAAGTCTCGGAAAAACGCGTGGCCGAGGCAGGTCTGGCTGATCGGGTTAAACTGTCGGTCGCCAATACACCTCCGCTGCCTTTCGATGACAACACCTTCGATGCAGTCAGCATGAGCTTTACCTTGGAACTGTTCCCGCTGGAAACCATTCCGGAGGTGCTGAAAGAAATCCGCCGGGTCCTGAAACCGGGAGGACGTCTGGGAGTGGTCTCAATGGCTCTCACTCAGGAAGGGGAAAAAGACAGTTTCCTCGAGAAGACCTACAAATGGATGCACCAGCACTTCCCGCACATCGTGGACTGCCAGCCGATTAACGCCGTCGGCTTTCTGAAAGAGGCCGGCTTCGAAATCAAGGATGAAAACAACCTTGAAATCTGGACCATGCCGGTCGCAGCACTGGTTGGCGTTTCCCCAGCCTGATTGAGCGGGGTCGGGCCGTTCCCGCTGCAGGGTGTTTTTGCTGGCGAGGCGGGTACGTATTTCGTAAGATATCAGTCTAACCCAATACGACCCGCCCGGAAGTTACATTCACGCCTTGCAGACTGGAACCTCAACATGAAATCACGCGCTTACACTTCGGCATTTGCCCTCTTCTGTTTTGTCGTCAGCTCGGTTCTACCTGTGCTCGCTGAAGAGAAACAGGGTCCACTGGAATTACCGCGGGTCGAGGCGTCCTACCATCGGCCCTATTATTCGACCACGTACGAGCAACCAGAGAATCCCGCAGAAGGACAGCTGCAGATCGGCGTGACGTACACGCTCTGGATTCCCGAGGGACTCAAGCAGGTCCGCGGGATCATCGTACATCAGCACGGCTGTGGTGAAGGGTCCTGCAAGGGGAGTGTCACCGCGGCTCATGACCTGCACTGGCAGGAACTGGCCCGCCGCAACGGGTGTGCCCTGTTGGGACCAAGCTTCCACCAGGTACAGGCGCAGAACTGCCGCCTGTGGTGTGATCCGCGAAACGGGTCCAGCCAGGTCTTCACCGACTCACTTAAGAAGCTGGCGGAGCTTTCCGGTCATCCCGAAGTTGCGACGGCTCCCTGGTGTCTCTGGGGCCATTCGGGGGGCGGATTCTGGTCGAGCCTGATGCAGATGCAGTATCCCGAACGGATTGTCGCGATCTGGTTCCAGTCTGGTACCGCCTTTGGATACTGGACGAAGGGTGAGATTGAAGCTCCCACGATTCCCGCAGCAGCGATGCAGATTCCAATGATGGCTAACCCGGGGTTCAAAGAGAAAGGTCACGAACGGTTCCGCCGCGCCTGGGATGGCAGCCTGGCGATGTTCAAAGCCTATCGTGCCAAAGGGGCTCCCATCGGCTTTGCCCCGGATCCCCAGACGGGACACGAAACCGGGGACTCTCGCTACCTGGCAATCCCCTTCTTCGACGCCTGCCTCAAGCTGCGGCTTCCGGACCAGGTGGGATCGCCGTTGAAAAAAGTGAATGTAGAACAAGGC
This genomic interval from Gimesia chilikensis contains the following:
- a CDS encoding PHB depolymerase family esterase, with the protein product MKSRAYTSAFALFCFVVSSVLPVLAEEKQGPLELPRVEASYHRPYYSTTYEQPENPAEGQLQIGVTYTLWIPEGLKQVRGIIVHQHGCGEGSCKGSVTAAHDLHWQELARRNGCALLGPSFHQVQAQNCRLWCDPRNGSSQVFTDSLKKLAELSGHPEVATAPWCLWGHSGGGFWSSLMQMQYPERIVAIWFQSGTAFGYWTKGEIEAPTIPAAAMQIPMMANPGFKEKGHERFRRAWDGSLAMFKAYRAKGAPIGFAPDPQTGHETGDSRYLAIPFFDACLKLRLPDQVGSPLKKVNVEQGWLAPLNSQETPVPFDQYSGDKATAVWLPNQTVALAWLDFVKTGAVGDQTPPPAPTNVKVNAKTGTITWNAGMDFESGLQQFLVQRDGKTIGQVPEKPTNRFGRPLFQNMSYGDTPVLPLLKFQFVDKTAEPGQAHQYEVISVNTAGLKSE
- the glgC gene encoding glucose-1-phosphate adenylyltransferase; translation: MRNVLALILAGGKGSRLEPLTRDRAKPAVPFGGGYRIIDFTLSNCINSGLRRVLILTQYKAASLDRHINLGWRFLCRELNEFIDVLPPQQRIDEQWYQGTADAVYQNIYTIERARSDYILILSGDHIYKMDYSKLINDHRESGAEVTIGCIPVDRIEATQFGVMGVDDDMRVVKFEEKPASPAPMPTHPDKSLASMGIYVFNTNFLFERLCYDATQLDSAHDFGKNIIPSIIDDHLIRAYPFQDKNTGDGYYWRDVGTIDAYYEANMDLVSVHPQLNLYDNTWPIRSYQAPDPPPKFVFAQSEGSKPRVGQAVDSMVCPGSIISGGRVSQSIISSNVRVNSWAEVDNSILFSGVNVGRHAKIRNAIIDKGVSIPKGCEIGYDLEQDKKRGFTVSESGIVVIGKMDGFPEEG
- a CDS encoding class I SAM-dependent methyltransferase encodes the protein MSTTDEKLTKSFYDRISHSYDALADSNEHVAREKGLAALAVSEGETVLEIGYGTGHSLVALAEAVGESGQVCGVDISDGMQKVSEKRVAEAGLADRVKLSVANTPPLPFDDNTFDAVSMSFTLELFPLETIPEVLKEIRRVLKPGGRLGVVSMALTQEGEKDSFLEKTYKWMHQHFPHIVDCQPINAVGFLKEAGFEIKDENNLEIWTMPVAALVGVSPA